A window of Amaranthus tricolor cultivar Red isolate AtriRed21 chromosome 8, ASM2621246v1, whole genome shotgun sequence genomic DNA:
aaattgttgtagaGATGATCTCTGAGTGGGTGAacccaaaaagaaaatatagtgTAAGTTACTCCGTGgacattaaggatattgtaagcagacatttaagatattgtaagtattgTACGCTTACTCGATGAACATTAAAGATATTgttagtaggcattaagaaaTGATGTAGGTAGATATTAAGGATGacgtaagtatgcattaaggatATAATAAATAGGATttttaaggatattgtaagtaggcattaagaacattataagtaggcattacagataagtagatattaaagataatgtaagtaggcattaagaatgaggtaagtaggcattaatgatATATTTAAGTATCTTTAATAGACTGCGAgtaagagacgtctctcaggaGACCAAACCAGTTGAATATGTTATATAACTTATAAACAAACAAATCAGGTAAAATATATGTCAGAAACTCAAAATAAAGTGCTAAATAACACGTTAGAGTTGTGAAAACTTCCTTGCATTGCATAACTATCAATGCTAGTGCAtgtgttgttatttttatcataaatatAAGCATTTTCAATCATTCTTGCTAGTTACTCAagatattttatctttaaaaaatttaaaaagttatcAATATTGAACTAAACTCatttacactaattttttttttaattgaattcaATAAATATAAACCTAACAATATTTTCAATGAATTGAAATAGGCTACTATAATTAATGACTTTTtaacaatacaaaataattttttggtgGACTAAGCTTTGTAGATCAAAATTGATCCAACTAGTCACGGAGCAAGTGGACTGTTTTCACTTTATGCATTTTATGTCTTGTATGTTTAATCATTGTATATCTTATTGGACTTTATTTAGGTAAATTCTTTTGTTCGACTATTATTAAACCatgtcaattttttattttttcttattatccTAGTTATTTTATCTACACAATTTTAAAGTAAAACTACTTAGATCGTTaatattttatgataaaaacgatgataataatattccattcatttgtttttgtttgtccattttaAGTTTGTTCACTTTaagagataaatttaaattagatctttgaagtatatattgaagataaaatatattcatgtaagatcctattaaatttgtcttgacgtaaagttttttaatctataatttttaaaattttttatgatgaatacttagagatattaaggcttaaaatttgctaaaaaatacGTGTAAAAtgtaaagtggacaaataaaaagaaataaagggAGTAAGATCAGTCTTATGTAAACATCCAACTACTTACGATATGATGATTTGATGCTAACACACAACCAATTTCAATGATGCTATTTGATTCTTTTGTTTTGTTAGTCTAACATATATAGACAATATTATTAGAGTTTGGAATACTTATTCATTGAGACGttattttttaatagaaaaagtcttaaaatttacaaataaaataaagatcaTGCCAATCACAAGATCACATCAATGTTTTGAGTCCACATCTAAGTAGGCCCGGCCCTATTAATTCCATTGAGTAAAATGTACATCTCTTGACTTATCTACCATCTTTATAAATAGTCCACAATATTATTCCAATTTGTGTTCTATCCATCACCTCCACGTTTGCTCCAATTTCTTGATAAATTTGGTCCAagttgtactttttctattttcatttgtttttcatatttgccttaaaaaatttaataatttcaattgtaaatttttagaaattttaaaaagttagatatttagataatatatattgagacgattCTATCAAAATcctatatgaatatgatttttcttatAGATCGATGAGAATAGCTAAAGTTTGACACtgaaatttgtaaattttatttgagaataacatatgaaaaagaaggaatacatttgaattgtAAGTTGCAATTATATCAATTAGTATATTAATTATCGGATTTTTCTTAGTTGAAGCATATAGTTACTTTATGAAAAATGGgagttttgtttttattgtcTCTTTTCTTTAGCCTATTATACATTACATTATCCTAATATCATTAAGTGGCTTTTACGTATGATGTGAGTTGGGAGATTAGATGTATACAAccttattattaataacaacacTAACAAAAAAGTTGTTTTCAATTAATAACAAACTCATGTGATTTAGAAGTATAAACTTACCataattattgttcttattttatATTGCATTTTATTCTACTACTAAAGATTGTTATTTTTTCATATAAGATTTTGGATTCGATTCTCGTTTAACTCCCTACTCATTCTTTCATCCTAGTCTATATCCAAAAATAGAGTTAATATatacatgtttattttaaaatcattaatataGATTCCTTCACTTTCCCTCTACTAGCTTCTGGCTTTTTTACCTTTTTCTTTAATAACACAACCGACaaccaataattattttatcaCATTTTTATAACAACTACCTTAAACAATTGTCATTTAAGTCAATACTttcaattgaaaaaattaatcaactacTATAGCCAACAATTCTAGCTAACAaccatttgataaaaaaaatctcatagTAGATATGATGATGCAAGGATCAAGAGTAAGAATCaggatcaataataaagtaTTAAATTAAATCAGCTCATTTTGTACGAAATCATCACACCACAAGACGAACTCATATAACTAGCTTATttttccgattaattatttttaaaattataagtaatcactttaatggGCTGAATATGTATAGACCAACCCACTAGAGATATCTGCCTAAGTCAAAATTTTgtgtaaattaaataattataattattttcaagtGTCAATTTTCAGTTTCCCCTTTTCCCTTTTTGCCCCCACATTCtcccctttttcttcttacTTCGTTTTCCTCCTATTCGTCACCGGATAAGCTTCCTCCATTTTCCAGtttactttctctctcttcatttctGACCCAATTATTTTCCCTCAATTTATTTAGGTTTTTCGTATAATTTTCCGGGGTCAATTCAATTTATAACCAAACCCAAACTTCAATTCATTCAAAATGTTAACCCTAAATCACCATGATCATCATGATCATCAACAACAATCTAGGGTTTTACACGATTTTTCTTCTTTAATACTTAACATATTACGTGATCCTCCTTTGCCGTCGACGTTGAATTTATCCAATTTTCTCGCTTCCTCACAACCTCCGAtttcttcgtcatcatcatcttccgaTAGGTTTCCGTCCCAGTTAACGGCGGCGGGATTTGCATCGTTGATGTTAGGGATTTCACTTACTTTGATGCTTTGTGGATTGGTGACTTTTTTTATAGGGTTTATGTTGTTGCCTTGGGTTATTGGTTTAGTTATGGTGTTCTATATTGTCGGCCTTGTTACCACTATTTCGGTTTTAGGAAGAACTTTTCTCTGCTATGCTACCTCTTCTTCATCGTGTTCTCCTCAGAAGGATTTTCCTGGTATGCTTTTTCTAATAAAACTAAATACCTTAATTCCTAATTTGGATTTTACTCCTATTGTATAGAggtgatattttttttagaactttttgattatgttcattGTAACCCGAATAATAATGCTTGATTTATTTATCAGGAAACAGTTGGTTTAATTGAAGACATGGTTTATCTCTATACCCTTAAGCATATTTACTATTTAGAAAATGACTTGTTTTTATCGAAGCACCTCTGTTTTTCTGCCGATGGATGTGATATGCATATAGTAGTGTGATAATCTTGGAATTTTGTTAAATGAAGAACATAAGGAAGTATAAGAAATCTCGATTCTCCCTTTATAATCTTCAACCTGGATATCATTCAAGTCTTATAGTTGTGAGTACCACATTGGCTACTCATTCCATGAATGGATGACATTAGAGGTCTTTTTGGTTGAGTTTTTATTCCTTGTGTGCTTAGGGATTGgaggaattgtgaatatgaGATTGATTTTGGTATATCCTTTGTGGAAAGAGCAATTATTAGTCCCTTGTAGAGCTGCAGTCTTAAGCTCAATTGACACTATATATCTTGTTTTGATGATTTAGGTATTGTTTAGATgagtaaaaaaattatattgagaAAAATTGTTGATAATGACTTAAGTACTGTAAGGGCATGAGTAATGGGAGCCTTGTAAATTTTTCTTGAGGCAGAAGTCTTAAGAGATATATTACAAGCTATAAATGGAAATTTATTACTAAGACCTTTGTGGCCTAATCTGAAACAAGAGATCAGGTAAGAGAGAAGGGTTTAAAGTTGAAGCATTTTTTGACTTGTTCCTATTAAGAATTGTATCACTACTGATGCCCTAACATGTAATATTGCAGCATGGAAGTTTTTGTAAAGATGGTTGTGGCATTCAGAGGTATGGTTGCAACAGCAAAGAACACAAGGTCTCATAGTCGTTGGCTCTCCTGATTTCATGCTTTTGGGGAATGGCTGTAAGCCGTAAAATTATTGGGTTATGGAACGTCAAGATACTGGTTTGATTATTGTCGCAAGGATTTGTGAATATGGCAGCTTCATGCAAAAggggataatttttttttgtttgcttgAGTTTTGCCTACTAcagttgatattattttgatgTCAAGAACAATGAAGGTTCGTTCATCTTAAAAATGTTCAATATCTATACTGAAAACGTTGCTCTTTGTAATGATCCCCACTGTAGAGAAAATTATAGCCATGGCTATGAGGGTTATCATCTATAGATCTTATTCTTCGAGATTACCGAGAAAGAAAACAGAGAGAATATGTTTTCAGAATTCTAAGAACATTAGGATATTAAGTTACTCAAATCTTTTGTTAATACAAACCACAAAATATGGGTATTCTGATGTACCGTTTCTAGTTTAATTGTTCTATTCTATACTAATTATTGCTATCATTTGTTTTATATTCTGTATTTGTTTCATAGTGTTTGATAATATGAATTGTTCCGATG
This region includes:
- the LOC130820629 gene encoding uncharacterized protein LOC130820629 encodes the protein MLTLNHHDHHDHQQQSRVLHDFSSLILNILRDPPLPSTLNLSNFLASSQPPISSSSSSSDRFPSQLTAAGFASLMLGISLTLMLCGLVTFFIGFMLLPWVIGLVMVFYIVGLVTTISVLGRTFLCYATSSSSCSPQKDFPAWKFL